From the genome of Peromyscus leucopus breed LL Stock unplaced genomic scaffold, UCI_PerLeu_2.1 scaffold_1315, whole genome shotgun sequence, one region includes:
- the LOC114688074 gene encoding LOW QUALITY PROTEIN: olfactory receptor 145-like (The sequence of the model RefSeq protein was modified relative to this genomic sequence to represent the inferred CDS: inserted 2 bases in 1 codon), producing MAFENDSLVTEFILLGITDQPELKIPLFLLFLVIYMITALGNLILIILIVLNSHLHTPMYFFLFNLSCIDLCYSSVITPKMLVNFIEIKNVISYTGCMTQLYFFCFFVISECYVLTSMAYDRYVAICNPLLYNVALSPKVCFYLMLGSYLMGFSGAMIHTGCILXLTFCDGNTINHYFCDVLPLLQLSCTSTYANEIELFIVTGKDIIVPTVIIFTSYGFILSSILKIRSTESRSKAFSTCSSHMLAVCLFFGSGAFMYLKPTSAVSMDEGKFSSIFYTIVVPMMNPLIYSLRNKDVKVAVRKTLSRRMY from the exons atggcttttgaaaatgattcTTTGGTAACCGAATTCATTCTCTTGGGGATAACAGATCAACCTGAACTCAAAATACCACTGTTCCTCCTTTTTCTGGTAATATACATGATCACTGCATTGGGAAATTTGATCTTGATCATTCTGATTGTGCTAAattctcacctccacacacctATGTACTTTTTCCTGTTTAACTTGTCTTGCATTGATCTCTGTTACTCTTCTGTGATTACACCCAAAATGCTGGTGAACTTTATAGAAATAAAGAATGTTATCTCTTACACGGGATGTATGACCCAGCtctacttcttttgtttttttgtcatctCTGAATGTTATGTGCTGACTtcaatggcctatgatcgctatgtaGCTATCTGCAATCCACTCTTGTATAATGTCGCCTTGTCTCCTAAGGTATGTTTCTATCTAATGCTTGGTTCATATTTGATGGGGTTTTCTGGTGCCATGATCCACACTGGATGCATCCT ATTGACCTTCTGTGATGGGAACACCATCAACCACTACTTCTGTGATGTCCTCCCTTTACTGCAGCTCTCCTGCACCAGCACCTATGCCAATGAGATAGAGCTGTTCATTGTAACAGGAAAAGACATCATTGTGCCCACAGTCATTATCTTTACCTCTTATGGTTTCATCCTTTCCAGCATCCTCAAAATAAGATCCACTGAAAGCAGGTCCAAAGCCTTCAGCACCTGCAGTTCCCATATGCTTGCTGTTTGTCTATTCTTTGGATCAGGTGCATTCATGTATCTCAAACCTACCTCAGCTGTATCTATGGATGAGGGaaaattctcttctattttttataCCATTGTGGTTCCCATGATGAACCCTTTAATCTACAGCTTGAGGAACAAAGATGTTAAAGTGGCTGTGAGAAAAACCTTGAGCAGGAGAATGTATTGA